CTTGTTCATTTAGAAGGAGAAGAACGCACCTGAAGAAGAAGTTGTGCTCCAGGAAGTCGTCGGTGCGAACGTAGGACAACGGGAACAGGATGTTAACACCCATGAAGAGAGCAGCATAAACAGGAACCAGCTTTAACTTGCTCAGGCACGGCACTTTACACGGCAGCACGAGAGGATCGGTCTGTTCGAGCCAGTCCACATACGTCTGATAACGGAAGAACGGCCctgagcgaaagagagagagagatggatgccAATGGAATGCCTTTTCAGTCACCATGGAAACCTATTTATACCACAACGCAAGGTTATGAGAAGGTTATGTTACTGCATTACAACACGGAGCGATAACATGTAGGAAGCTCACAAACAAACTTACCCGTCATGATCCCAACGTAGCAGTAGCTGTATGAGAGGATGTCATAGAGGGAGGGCTCGTGAGAGAGCCGGCCAATCACGGGCGACTTGGAGAACGAGCTCACTTCCTTTTTCTTCTCAAAGTGATAGCTCTGAACCTCGTACGCCAAACTGACCAACTGTTACACACGACAAATTACACATGCATGATTCGTTTCTTCACTTTCGCACATGCTCAGTACAACGGCGTGAGAATCTCGTGAGCCGGGGTTCCCGCTGACCTTCAGGGTGAGGAGAAGCTGGATGGCGTTTGCGAACGGCGGCGGAGCCGGAAGTCCGAACCACATGACCATACGGAAGAAGAAAAGATAAAGGAACGTCCATCCGAGAGAAAGGGGCGGAGCTTTCCTACAAAGAAATCaacaatatataaaatagacaatgaatattaaacattagaatgcaataagtaaggaataaaacacttccaattacaattttaaacgAACTCCACTGACAGAACGGGTGAAACATAAAAGAGCACTTCTCCATTCTTATATGTATCTTACGGCAGGAAAAATTATACGACTACAGTTTAGCGTTTGACATAGTAATTAAATGCCGTTATGAGTTGCGTGACAGTTGATATCTCGCAGCACATGCTCTCCCGACATACTAATATGGGCGGGTGAGAGGCGGAGCCACTGTCTGACTGGCTGTCTCTACTGCGCTTAAAAATTTTCGCAAAACTGCGACTTCCCTTtcgaccaaaaaaaataaaaaaggctcTGAAATCGCACAATGGGAGCGAATGGTGCCATGTTGtccacacatatacatatactgaGTCCAAAAATAAGGAATAAATAGCAAAATCCTGGACACACTGattatacattattttcatatttaaattgaTTACTAAAAAGTTtccataaataaagaataaacaaacaaataaatatatgtgtaaTTAATACTGATAATTAATTAAGAAATAATAttccatatatatttataaaagatAATTATATGCTTCATAATTATTAGGCATGTTTTCGTTACAGTGTTCTTCTTCGAGAGCAGCAGGCTGTGGTTTGTCATATTAAAATGTGTCGTTTGCATAGAGCCACAAAAATATAGGGAACAGGAAGCTGTTTAACACGGAAGTCTAATGATGAAATCGCTGAAAGCTAACCACGCCATGACGAAAGGCACGAAACATCATCTTTACGATTGCAGAAACACAAGGACCTATCCTGTGGATATACAGCATCAAGTCTGAATAACTGGGGACTCTGATGTCTATGCTAACACTAAAGTCTACATTTTAGTGTGCGGGGCTAAAGTTGTGTTAAAAAatctggacacacacacacacacactctcacctccAGTTGACTCGGATGATCAGCCACGTTCCCAGAACGGTGCACAGCGAGTGTAAAGTGTGTATCCCGCAAGTGCCGATGGTCATGAGGAGACCCAAACTCAACGCTGCCCCCTTCTTCACTTGAGGACCTGTTACACAACgcaacacacacaataataatgatcTCATCCTGTGAGGAGtcgaaaaaaagaataaagattTGAAATAGGACAACGCTTTTAAGACAATCTGTTAATATTCGTTAGACAGACCTACGTAGAATACCAGAACAGTGTTTCTGCATCAGAGAAGTTTCCTACGTAGAACCTCTTTAGAAAGCTAAGAACCTTAATTAGCTCTCGGCTGAGAGTCAGGACTTACTGAGGTAGCGGAACAGGACCCCCACAGGTATGGATGCGGCGAGGATTCCCAGGTACACCAGCTCATCTGGAGACATTTCCCTGTTCACAGTAAAAGGAAGAAATAATCCTGTGAGTAATGCCTTAGAAACAGCAGAGGCCCTACTgagaacatgaacatgaattCTAAAATATGAGAGACAAAATGGCTGACGTTCTACTGAGAACACAAACTAGACATGAATTTGCGAATGAGAATAAAACAGATGTTTTAGATGGAACCTTAAACACTTAGAGGCTCTAGTTATTTTTCGACATCGCTGTGGTTACGCTGCATTTACACGCTGTGGATGTAAAACACAGGATGTTTGTGATATAATGTTCGCATGCAACCACAGATATGAGAGAGAAGAAGCTCAGATCAGACCAGATCAGATGTGGAGTTAAAGAAAAACGGATCTCTGATAGGCAAATGACGCAAAAGTCTCGTTTCAGAGACGACTCACTCTGGCTTTAATTTACGATTTATGATCCTCACACCTGTTTGTTCAAATTCAAAGCAAGCTGGTCagtttatatactatataatataatataataaaatattctaTATGTTTTAGAGAGTATCACGGACATCATTAGGACTGTGATAACACTGACGTTAACTCCACTGTTAATCTAATCGTGTGTTATTTCTGCCCCAAATCTTTCAATCCTTTTCCAGGTTACATAACTTACATTTTATAAACAGCGAATACGTagaaataaaaccatttcaAAACAGTTTAAACTGTGACGAATATCATCAATCGGATAACTGATATATTCACCATTAACGTCAGAAGATTACAGATTTCTATAATTAATGATGTTTTTTACAGGCTCGGTGGCATCGTACAGCCTCCTGCGGTATCTAttacaatttaaatatttatacaataattattataatgacTGAAACGTATACAAGTCTAGTGTCTGTATGAAGACATTTtgtcatctgtttttttttcaggatacagacaatttattttatcaacattcaaatctgttttaattatcattatattcattctgtttattatatttatttatattagattttttaGGTGTTTACATGTAAATGTCCATGTCACATTATTCACACAATACACATCAACAAATTAATAGTTTACAGCTGAGCAATTTTAGATTCTTTTATAATCACAACTATTTATTATTCTAAAGATATTTAAGTTCAAAGTCAACATGTTTAAGAGACCTGTCCACTACTGACATACCAGCAGGACTTAGCACAGAATAACAACCTGAACACAACAGGACGCTTAAAATAGCATTTAAAAGCTGATACTCttacttaaaattaaaatctaaaGAGAAATAGTTTTATTAATACTTACAACGGCAGGTATAAACGTCTTCCAGTCTACACTAGAAGCACAGCGTGAGTGAATCACTTCCTGTTACCAGGTTAACCGCACGCGCCCATTGGTCGACATGACGATTCGATAAACTtgagctctgattggctggttcGTTTCCCCGCCTAGCGCGTTATGGCTAGCTAAAGCACGACGTGACTGTCGAATaggtaattataataataataataataataataataataataataactgattttaaaagatatttatATCCTCGTTTCCTGGTGAACGACGTTCACCTCCTCATCCGAGCCATCACTTCCTACAACTGTACAGCCCCCTCCAAaggtattggaacagcaaggccaattcttttgtttttgctattatgccgaagacatttgagtttgcgATGGAAAGTTGAATATGAGACCATAGATCATAATTTCAGCTctcattttctgatatttacatctagatgtgttaaacacctTAGAACACGG
This genomic window from Ictalurus punctatus breed USDA103 chromosome 1, Coco_2.0, whole genome shotgun sequence contains:
- the LOC108264271 gene encoding lysophospholipid acyltransferase 7 codes for the protein MSPDELVYLGILAASIPVGVLFRYLSPQVKKGAALSLGLLMTIGTCGIHTLHSLCTVLGTWLIIRVNWRKAPPLSLGWTFLYLFFFRMVMWFGLPAPPPFANAIQLLLTLKLVSLAYEVQSYHFEKKKEVSSFSKSPVIGRLSHEPSLYDILSYSYCYVGIMTGPFFRYQTYVDWLEQTDPLVLPCKVPCLSKLKLVPVYAALFMGVNILFPLSYVRTDDFLEHNFFFRFFYMVAVFFVFRMRFYSAWCGAEAGCITAGLGCYPKGAESKPGGGPTVQYSPEPGALVEYDFRTIQNIDCYNTDFCVKVRHGMRYWNMTVQWWLHQYIYSSAPFRAYALRAGWTMLVSAYWHGLHAGYYLSFLTIPVCIAAELSMESCVRARLGAEGQKVFDWVHWFLKMRAYDYMCMGFVLLNASDTLHYWSSIYFLIHVVAFVCIAAGRLMGGGKKERTREEREK